The Girardinichthys multiradiatus isolate DD_20200921_A chromosome 11, DD_fGirMul_XY1, whole genome shotgun sequence DNA window TACctcatcaaataaaaaataaaaaaaccttcATAGACTCAAAGACAACATTCCactttttaatttctttgaTTACGACCATAATTTTACTGGATTATTATTATGACAAATGTGTACACTTGCAAATAACATGTTAAGCATAAGTTGAAGGATTCTTCTCAGCACAACTGGAGAACTAAACAGTCTAGAAGGAAGTTtacccaaaaacaaaaagacaggaTGCAGAGAACGatgcaaacaaaacaaccaCTGATACATTTGAATCTTGAAAGATTGATCAGTCCTTTCTGGCTCGGTCGGTCAAGATTTTCCTAATAAACTCTAATGGTTTTTATTAGTCTGCAAACTCTGCCCCATAGGAGCACGCACTTCCCCATGAAGAGTAACCACCTGGGACTGATTAACCAGTCAGAAGCAACTGATTAACAACCTCATGACTGAGTATTAATCATTAAAAAGAGCAGActtcatcaaataaaaaaaaccttcataGACTCAAAGACAACATTTTACCTTGGTATTCAATGTAAGAATTGACATAGCAGAGTGAAAATTAAATATGTGAATTTGGCAGGTAATCTTTTACAGAATTTACTGGGAGGATGTGGGCATACCTATGAAATTTTCTGCTTTACAAATAACACACTATCTGTGAGGTTATAAAGATGAGTAAGACCATATTAGTGAAATTCTAAATAATGGGAAGCCTAAAATTAAGCATTCTGCCACAGAGTTCTACATGTCCTCTTTGAAAAACAATGATAGATGAAGTATTTTTGGTCACAGCCCAGGATAAATATGTGAGCCCACAAGAAGAATTGAGCTGACAGCCAACAGATCTTGACTTTTAATGTAGGCTTACAAGTCAGTAAAAGTACGTTTATCAATTTGATATCatgcctctttttttttttaatagcctCTTAACCGCATTTATCACTTCCTCTGTCTTTAAAGAGTATATAATGGGATTAAGCAGAGTGGGACAAATGTGTGACAAGCTTGAATTGAGGATTCTCACATTAGGATTAATATTAGTAATTTTTACAATTATATTTGTGCCCAGATATGGTATGACAGATAGTGCCACCAGAATCAGATGAGAAGTACAAGTTCGCATTGCTTTAAGTCGTTCTTCTCTGGATGCAGTCCTGCTCAGCGCTATAGAAATGCAAACATAGGTGGCACCTATCAGTACAAGAGGAATGCAGATGACCAAAGTAAAAGTAACATTTGCCATTACAGTATTTAGAAAAGTGTCATTACAGGCTAGACGAAATGTTGGTCCATGATCACAGAAAAAACTTTGTATTACTATAGATCCACAGAAGGACAGGCGCTCAAGAAGACCAACCAAGACTGCAATTACCATCAACATAGATATCCATGAACACAGCAGAATCGTGACTATTGATTTCTTTGTGACAATAACATTGTATCttaatggaaaacaaattgCAATTAATCTGTCATATGCCATTGTGACAAGCGTCCATGACTGCATACTtccaaagaataaaacaaagaacatgTAACTTAGGCATGCCTCATAAACAATGTATCTCCTCTCAAACAAAAATGTGTCCAATAGTTTTGGGATGAGAGCAGTGCTCCCACACAGATCTGTCAGAGCCAAGTTGAACACTATAATGTATCTGGGAGTGTGGAGAGTCTTCACCAGGTAGATAACAGAAAGCAGAAAACCATTGCCAAGGACAGTCATGATGTACACAAAGCACAGAAAGATGTAATAATACTTAACATGAGGGATATTGTAAAACCCACTGAGATAAAACTTTACAGGACGAACACGTGTGGAGTTCAATATGATGGTAAACTGACTCTCTTTGTACATCACTATTATCTTTTTTGACAGgctataaaaagaaaacagaataatTTTTTAAACTACAAAAAGAACAGATTAAAGACAGGCACTGTTCATTGAAAGAAGATGTATCCTCTCGACACTCTAGAGAACAGCAAATATTTGCTGCTTGCCAGTGAACTGTTCCCACTTATATATGTTGCCTAATGATCATGACTTGAATCCTGCCCTGTGTCACTGAGTGACATTATAATGGTTTATAATATGAGGTGGCGGAAAGTTCACTACAAGGATAttcaatgtttttgaaaaaaataattatggtATTGTACAAACAAAGCACAATTATGTTAAAgccagaaaaatataaatcttGTGTAGCAAGATAAAGCAATCGTAATTTGAATTAATGTTCAGAACTAAATCAGTGTCAATCTGAAAATCATTAATGTCAAGGAAGATTTATTTACCTCTTCACGAGGCATTATCTATTACATGAAGAGATATTGGTACATTTCTGTATACTTTCCAGAATTAGAATCTATTTAGAATCAATATTAAGATTAATCAACACTTCAGGTAAAATGTAAAGAATAACGAAAGCTAATCATTAATGAAATAAAGATCTAAATGtattgtaaagaaaataaagtactgcattaagtgtttattttcttcactaagaaatgttcacatgtcgatgtataatttattttctttcatcccTGCTAAGCaatgtcatttaaataaacataattccACATTGGACTGTCCTATTATTGGATAATTTGTATTGGTTCCCTTGTTCCTTTATTTGTACAAGGAGtctgttaattgaaatatgttgaaCTTGGAGTTGAATAGTTTCTGTTAATAAATCCTTATATTTTAAAGAGAATATgtaatttattccatatgtgtgcagagtttgctgttcaataatgtcagtgcTCGAATCACCcattcatctattgttctaccaccaccatattggGCTGATATTACCAGGACAAAACTTGACAgactgcatttttatttaattaaatattaagtgaCATAAGCATCCTGATTGCACAACAGATACTTCCTGAAGCATAACAAGGCCTGCGTAAACTTATTTGAACAATGAGACTATTTGTATTCATTAAAAGTTTTCCGAGACCACTTACCAATCTCACTGAATGACTCAGAGAGTGTCCCAATATtatcagatggacagaagagATGTATTCAAAGTCCTAGGACAGTTCTCTCTGCCAGTACCAGAACTACAGAAGCAGAAGGAAACAGACCACCTTACTTAGTCGAAATCAAATTATTTCACCACTCCAGGAACCAGCTGGGTCTCTGCGGGTGTACTGTTCCAGTTTCCCTGTGTCTTAGCTTGCCTAAAGGTGAAATAAGTTCACAACAGCTCCTTAAACTGACTGGTAAGTGACACGAAAGCGGGCAGGCCGGTAGCTTGAGAACAGTTGTTGGACAGCTGAGTGGCTTCAATTTTTTGAATAACACTTTTACTGGATTATTATTATGACAAATGTGTACACTTGCAAATAACATGTTAAGCATAAGTTGAAGGATTCTTCACAGCACAATAagataaggtaaggtaaggtacgtttatttatatagcgcttttcagcaacgagacactcaaagcgctgttcatgcaattacaatacaatcacaaagaaaataaacacagacacagacacaaaaacaagtcaaatgATACAATCAAACAAGAgaggtaattttaaaaaataaaataaaataaagaggatagaatgatggataagaaaatgaaaggaaaattggactgaaaacgtaactaattatgcttagatgtcacagtcaaaggccactctaaacaaataagtttttaatcttgatttaaagcaacttagggttttggcgcttttactgTTTTCTGGGAGTCTATTccaaattagtggagcataagaactaaaagctgcttctccatgtttagttctggttctgggtgtgcCGAGTAGATttaaaccagaagacctgagagctctgggtggttgatacactgacaacaagtctgtaatgtattttggtgctaagccattcagtgatttatagactaacagaagtattttaaactctattctctaagctacagggagccactgtagggactttagaaccggggtgatgtgctccactttcttagttctagtgaggacgcgggcagcagcgttctggatcaactgcagctgtctgatcgactttttaggcagacctgtgaaggcaccgttgcagtaatcaattctactaaatatgaaggcatgaattagtttttcaaggtcctgctgagacattagtccctTAATcctgaagatgttttttgggtgatagaaggccaaccttgttactgtctttatgtgcctctgaaggttcaggtctgagtccatcactacacctaggttttgagcctgattggtggtttctagctgtattaactgaagctgtgtgctaacttttaaacgctcttcctttggtccaaagattattacttcaattttgttttgattcagctgaagaacattttggcccatccatgcattgatttcttctaagcatttacccagtgcttgaatgggttcatagtcacttggtgacatcgtaacgtatagctgtgtgtcgtctgcatagttatgacaACTTACGTTGCTGTTTAtgaaaatctgagttagggggagcaggtagatattgaataggaggggccctaagatggacccttggggaacaccacatgtgatatttgtgctctctgatgtaaagttaccaattgacacaaaaaagtccttgtccttcaagtaggatttaaaccagttgagtgctgtaccagaaaggccgacccagctTTCCAGGCAccctaataaaatggagtgatcaacagtgtcaaatgctgcactaaggtccaataataccagcactgtggttcttccacagtctgcatttatggtAATGTGTGGGTATTGTGT harbors:
- the LOC124876824 gene encoding olfactory receptor 1-like — encoded protein: MYKESQFTIILNSTRVRPVKFYLSGFYNIPHVKYYYIFLCFVYIMTVLGNGFLLSVIYLVKTLHTPRYIIVFNLALTDLCGSTALIPKLLDTFLFERRYIVYEACLSYMFFVLFFGSMQSWTLVTMAYDRLIAICFPLRYNVIVTKKSIVTILLCSWISMLMVIAVLVGLLERLSFCGSIVIQSFFCDHGPTFRLACNDTFLNTVMANVTFTLVICIPLVLIGATYVCISIALSRTASREERLKAMRTCTSHLILVALSVIPYLGTNIIVKITNINPNVRILNSSLSHICPTLLNPIIYSLKTEEVINAVKRLLKKKRGMISN